The following proteins are co-located in the Heteronotia binoei isolate CCM8104 ecotype False Entrance Well chromosome 8, APGP_CSIRO_Hbin_v1, whole genome shotgun sequence genome:
- the ASCL1 gene encoding achaete-scute homolog 1, whose product MASGSPAKMDSSASQPPPPPQFLQPACFFAAAAAAAAVAASQSAQQQLSPAAAGGQPSPGAAKAPAAAAPKPQQQQVKRQRSSSPELMRCKRRLNFSGFGYSLPQQQPAAVARRNERERNRVKLVNLGFATLREHVPNGAANKKMSKVETLRSAVEYIRALQQLLDEHDAVSAAFQAGVLSPTISPGGYPNDMNSMAGSPVSSYSSDEGSYDPLSPEEQELLDFTNWF is encoded by the coding sequence ATGGCCAGCGGCAGCCCCGCCAAGATGGACAGCAGCGCCAGCCAGCCGCCACCTCctccgcagttcctgcagcccgCCTGCTTCTTCGCTGCTGCTGCGGCGGCGGCCGCCGTGGCCGCCTCACAGAGCGCGCAGCAGCAGCTGAGCCCAGCGGCGGCCGGCGGCCAGCCCTCTCCAGGCGCCGCCAAAGCGCCTGCTGCGGCTGCGCCGAAGCCTCAGCAGCAGCAGGTCAAGCGGCAGCGCTCGTCGTCGCCGGAGTTGATGCGCTGCAAGAGGCGCCTCAACTTCAGCGGCTTCGGCTACAGCCTCCCGCAGCAGCAGCCGGCGGCGGTGGCGCGGCGGAACGAGCGGGAGAGGAACCGCGTCAAGCTGGTCAACCTGGGCTTCGCCACGCTGCGCGAGCACGTCCCCAACGGCGCCGCCAACAAGAAGATGAGCAAGGTGGAGACGCTGCGCTCGGCCGTCGAGTACATCCGCGCCCTCCAGCAGCTGCTCGACGAGCACGACGCCGTCAGCGCCGCCTTCCAGGCCGGCGTCCTCTCGCCCACCATTTCACCAGGCGGCTACCCCAACGACATGAACTCCATGGCCGGCTCGCCCGTCTCCTCCTACTCGTCCGACGAAGGCTCCTACGACCCCCTCAGCCCCGAAGAGCAGGAGCTGCTGGACTTCACCAACTGGTTCTGA